In Bradysia coprophila strain Holo2 unplaced genomic scaffold, BU_Bcop_v1 contig_687, whole genome shotgun sequence, a genomic segment contains:
- the LOC119083511 gene encoding lachesin-like, translated as MNFILVTSFVFLLIEASETTHRFQENYIEEDKYTPGFLTLGQKYSIAIGSTVVLPCKINETDRTNHYVLAWKRDIAVLTAGNVKVTMNPRIRLMPPQGIAEINEPRSSSYNLEIQNVRTNDAGSYACQIGTIVPKEIVHSLEVLVPPKIDYVGPSTRVDVSKGASIKLECRATGNPPPKIVWSRKNNVMPNGEANITNSVLEMMHADRHTVGHYKCTADNRVGQPDIRDIFVNVLCE; from the exons CTTCGGAGACAACACACCGATTTCAAGAGAATTATATTGAAGAAGACAAATATACACCTGGATTCCTAACACTTGGCCAAAAATATAGCATAGCAATTGGGTCAACGGTTGTATTGCCCTGCAAAATTAATGAAACAG ACCGAACCAACCATTACGTATTAGCATGGAAAAGGGATATTGCTGTTTTAACCGCAGGAAATGTTAAAGTTACAATGAATCCGAGAATACGTTTAATGCCACCACAAGGCATTGCAGAAATAAATGAACCACGTTCCAGTAGTTACAAtttagaaattcaaaatgtacgCACTAATGATGCCGGTTCGTATGCTTGTCAAATTGGTACAATTGTTCCCAAGGAAATTGTGCACAGTTTGGAAGTATTAG TGCCGCCGAAAATCGACTACGTTGGCCCATCGACAAGAGTGGATGTATCGAAAGGTGCTTCAATCAAACTGGAATGTAGGGCTACTGGCAATCCACCGCCGAAAATTGTGTGGTCAAGGAAG AACAATGTGATGCCAAATGGTGAAGCAAATATAACAAATAGCGTACTAGAAATGATGCATGCAGACCGTCACACCGTTGGCCATTATAAATGCACAGCAGACAATCGTGTCGGTCAACCAGACATCCGAGATATTTTCGTAAATGTATTATGtgagtaa